The DNA sequence ACGCTGCCGGAACGTCTGGAAAGGCCGCGGTTCCGACGGCACAGAACTGCGGTCCGTCGTCCGACTGAAGCGATTCCATCTCGAACAGATCGACGCTGTTGGCTTGCTGAATGAACGTGATCAGGTCGCCCGAGAATAGGCCAGTGTGTAGAACGTCGGGTTCGGCGTCCGAGATTGCCTGTATCTCGTTCTGGTAGTTCCCTTTACCTAACTGGGTGAACGTCTCGTAAGCTACCTCGACGTCGTGATTTTCGTCCATATACGACGTGAACTCCTCCCACGATTCGTGTCCGAACGTGTAATCCGGGTTGATGCCAGCGATCGTGTCTATCTCGTCACCATATTGGTCGATCAAGATGTCCGCCATTGCCCGACCGTTATCGGTGAGATTGGCTTGCGCGCGGAAGGTCGTCCGCTGACAGTCGCCCATCTGAAGGTTCATCGACTGTGTGTTGCAAACCAGCAGGGTGTTCCTGGATGCACAGAATTCCGACACGGCGATTGCGCTGTTGCTCGTCTCCATTCCGGTGATCGCGTCGACGTTATCCTCTTCGATCAGCTTGCGCGCGCGGGTGACGGCCGTGTCGGGATTCGCCTCGGAATCCTCGTGAATGAGTTCGACGTTGTACCCCTCGTCCGCCTCGTTAATCTGTTTCGCTGCGAGATCTGCTCCCCGTCGCAGCGGCGGTCCCATCGACGAGAAGACGCCCGAGTGGACGCCGATGACGCCGATTTTCAAGGTTTCATCGTCGCTGTCACTATTCCCGAGACAGCCAGAGAGGCCCATTGCCGTGCCAGCACTGAGCACACCCGTGGATTTCAGTAAACTTCGCCGGTCGATATTGTCTAATTTCAACACATTAGTAAACAAATGCCAGTATACTAATTATTTTTTTGGCCAATTTTGATACGCGCATATACTGGAGCAATGAACCGTAAATTGGCACCGCCATCTATCTATAACTCGTCGCACAAAATCAGATAGCGTCTGAAACTGCGCAACGAAATATACCAGTGTGTATCGACGCGTATCCAGATACGGATACTGAGGTCTTCCGAATCGGGGC is a window from the Natrinema halophilum genome containing:
- a CDS encoding ABC transporter substrate-binding protein, whose product is MGLSGCLGNSDSDDETLKIGVIGVHSGVFSSMGPPLRRGADLAAKQINEADEGYNVELIHEDSEANPDTAVTRARKLIEEDNVDAITGMETSNSAIAVSEFCASRNTLLVCNTQSMNLQMGDCQRTTFRAQANLTDNGRAMADILIDQYGDEIDTIAGINPDYTFGHESWEEFTSYMDENHDVEVAYETFTQLGKGNYQNEIQAISDAEPDVLHTGLFSGDLITFIQQANSVDLFEMESLQSDDGPQFCAVGTAAFPDVPAALGEDMPECLLTATYYPSFPDTEVNNNYVSSFQEEYDRTPIGFASEGYQFVDIVKEGADKAGSKNTDDVVDALEGFEYEAPEGTIRLREEDHQGIQEYTIQGRMGPVDEFDYYGLAEVIPVEGESVAVPPSSECSLVD